A window of the Natronomonas salina genome harbors these coding sequences:
- a CDS encoding HAD family hydrolase yields the protein MLRAVAFDLDETLALTASDREALLRTAAKEADVPFTFDRQDYRDAHREHSGTESRRPVFDALVDGDADAITHAYREAIGGALEPAADAVETVADLRERYHIGLLTDGPDETQRDKLRRLGWTDHFDAVVVTGAIGAPKPDRDAFATLCEKLGTEPGETAYVGDDPERDVAGAAAAGLLPIQVLYDGGPDVHPAAAGTIRRTELATLPAVLEEVGGDGADDA from the coding sequence GTGCTACGAGCGGTGGCCTTCGACCTCGACGAGACGCTCGCGCTCACGGCGAGCGACCGCGAGGCGCTCCTCCGGACCGCGGCAAAGGAGGCGGACGTCCCCTTCACCTTCGACCGCCAGGACTACCGCGACGCCCACCGCGAACACAGCGGCACGGAGAGCCGGCGGCCCGTCTTCGACGCGCTCGTCGACGGCGACGCCGACGCCATCACCCACGCCTACCGCGAGGCCATCGGCGGGGCCCTGGAGCCCGCGGCGGACGCCGTCGAGACGGTCGCCGACCTCCGCGAGCGGTACCACATCGGCCTGCTCACCGACGGTCCGGACGAGACCCAACGGGACAAGCTCCGGCGGCTCGGCTGGACGGACCACTTCGACGCGGTCGTCGTCACCGGCGCCATCGGCGCGCCCAAACCCGACCGCGACGCCTTCGCGACGCTGTGTGAGAAGCTGGGCACGGAACCGGGCGAGACCGCCTACGTCGGCGACGACCCCGAGCGCGACGTCGCCGGCGCCGCCGCGGCCGGCCTCCTCCCGATCCAGGTCCTCTACGACGGCGGCCCCGACGTCCACCCCGCGGCCGCCGGGACGATACGCAGGACCGAACTCGCGACGCTACCCGCCGTCCTCGAGGAGGTCGGCGGCGACGGCGCGGACGACGCGTAA
- a CDS encoding DUF2240 family protein — MSLRTAVAAPFRQEGAREMGESAFVVALSLDRDWFSPDQAKRLVDVAASEGLVARDDGQLTAQFDPQEVQVPEEFVPDESILQERSTFERLLGALVEAGHEKQDAVAAVNGLQSDLGVTIETAAVLYAHRQGIDVREQAAAARAEL, encoded by the coding sequence ATGAGTCTCCGGACAGCCGTCGCCGCGCCGTTCCGCCAGGAGGGCGCCCGCGAGATGGGCGAGAGCGCCTTCGTCGTCGCGCTGTCGCTGGACCGCGACTGGTTCTCCCCCGACCAGGCCAAGCGCCTCGTCGACGTCGCGGCCAGCGAGGGGCTGGTCGCCCGCGACGACGGCCAGCTGACCGCGCAGTTCGACCCCCAGGAGGTCCAGGTCCCCGAGGAGTTCGTCCCCGACGAGTCCATCCTCCAGGAGCGCTCGACGTTCGAGCGGCTGCTGGGGGCGCTCGTCGAGGCGGGCCACGAGAAGCAGGACGCCGTCGCGGCGGTCAACGGCCTCCAGTCAGACCTGGGAGTCACCATCGAGACCGCCGCCGTCCTCTACGCGCACCGGCAGGGCATCGACGTCCGGGAACAGGCCGCCGCAGCGCGCGCCGAACTGTAA
- the nirK gene encoding copper-containing nitrite reductase produces the protein MQPNHISRRRFVQAAGLTGATALAGCVVGNQHPPTGNTGQTTTPVEDVLPAAKAVDVDRIAADPTDVPAPVDWTEPRTHDLTLRTEEHVAEIEPGVTFSYMTYNGQVPGPMLRVRVGDTVNLTFEVPEDHNVAAHNVDSHAIYGPGGGAEATTLAPGDGPARIRFKASYPGLFIYHCAVPNMDQHISSGMFGAILVEPEEGLPAVDRELYLGQHELYTKGSVGEEGHHEFDFAAMREEDPTYVVFNGEAYGFTADGRGPMEAAVDETVRVYFVNGGPNLTSAWHPIGNVWSRLYRDGDVLSEPARYVETTPVAPGTATMAEMELPVPGHVKVVDHALSRAGRRGALADIDVRGDAKPEVYDPDPADE, from the coding sequence ATGCAACCAAACCACATCTCCCGCCGTCGATTCGTCCAGGCGGCCGGTCTCACGGGCGCCACCGCCCTCGCCGGCTGTGTAGTCGGCAACCAGCATCCGCCGACCGGCAACACCGGCCAGACGACGACCCCCGTCGAGGACGTCCTGCCGGCCGCGAAGGCCGTCGACGTCGACCGCATCGCGGCCGACCCCACCGACGTCCCCGCGCCGGTCGACTGGACCGAGCCCCGGACCCACGACCTGACGCTCCGGACCGAGGAGCACGTCGCGGAGATCGAGCCCGGGGTCACGTTCAGCTACATGACCTACAACGGGCAGGTCCCCGGCCCGATGCTCCGCGTCCGCGTCGGCGACACGGTCAACCTCACGTTCGAGGTGCCGGAGGACCACAACGTCGCGGCGCACAACGTCGACTCCCACGCGATCTACGGGCCCGGCGGCGGCGCCGAGGCGACGACGCTCGCGCCCGGGGATGGCCCCGCCCGCATCCGGTTCAAGGCCTCCTACCCCGGCCTGTTCATCTACCACTGCGCGGTCCCGAACATGGACCAGCACATCAGCTCGGGGATGTTCGGTGCGATCCTCGTCGAGCCCGAGGAGGGGCTGCCGGCCGTCGACCGGGAGCTGTACCTCGGCCAGCACGAGCTCTACACCAAGGGCTCGGTCGGCGAGGAGGGCCACCACGAGTTCGACTTCGCCGCGATGCGCGAGGAGGACCCGACCTACGTCGTCTTCAACGGCGAGGCCTACGGCTTCACGGCCGACGGCCGCGGCCCGATGGAGGCCGCCGTCGACGAGACCGTCCGGGTGTACTTCGTCAACGGCGGGCCGAACCTCACCAGTGCGTGGCACCCGATCGGCAACGTCTGGTCGCGGCTCTACCGCGACGGCGACGTCCTGTCCGAGCCCGCGCGGTACGTCGAGACGACGCCGGTCGCCCCCGGGACCGCGACGATGGCCGAGATGGAACTGCCCGTCCCCGGCCACGTCAAGGTCGTCGACCACGCGCTGTCGCGGGCCGGCCGCCGCGGCGCCCTCGCGGACATCGACGTCCGGGGCGACGCGAAGCCCGAGGTCTACGACCCCGACCCGGCGGACGAATAG
- the mch gene encoding methenyltetrahydromethanopterin cyclohydrolase codes for MESLNRMAVELVDEAIDFADELAVEIHELDNGATVLDFGVEAVGGVEAGLLLAEIQTGGLATVQIGVDEVGDAPFTHVELSTDHPAMALLCAQKAGWELSVDDFEGLGSGPARALVAEEEEFQRVGYRDAADFAVLAVESEELPTEAAAEHVADMTGVPVSSVFLPTFSTASVTGSVNVASRAAELAAFRLSELGYDPLDVLTATCKAPVAPVAEDDEAALARTNDALAYGGQVHLTVDAPFDRFDEIVSTAADEYGRPFADVFDEHEWDFYDVPVELFAPAQATVDVVGEGVEAYGRTDEALLAESFGL; via the coding sequence ATGGAGAGTCTCAACCGGATGGCCGTCGAGCTTGTCGACGAGGCTATCGACTTCGCCGACGAGCTCGCCGTCGAGATCCACGAACTCGACAACGGCGCGACCGTCCTGGACTTCGGCGTCGAGGCGGTCGGCGGCGTCGAGGCCGGGCTGCTGCTCGCCGAGATCCAGACCGGCGGCCTCGCGACCGTCCAGATCGGCGTCGACGAGGTCGGCGACGCCCCCTTCACGCACGTCGAACTGTCGACCGACCACCCGGCGATGGCGTTGCTCTGCGCGCAGAAGGCCGGCTGGGAGCTGTCGGTCGACGACTTCGAGGGCCTCGGCAGCGGCCCCGCGCGCGCGCTCGTCGCCGAGGAGGAGGAGTTCCAGCGCGTCGGCTACCGCGACGCCGCCGACTTCGCGGTGCTGGCAGTCGAGAGCGAGGAGCTGCCGACCGAGGCCGCCGCCGAGCACGTCGCCGACATGACCGGCGTCCCGGTCTCCAGCGTCTTCCTGCCGACGTTCTCGACGGCGAGCGTCACCGGCAGCGTCAACGTCGCCTCGCGGGCCGCCGAGCTCGCCGCCTTCCGGCTCTCGGAGCTCGGCTACGACCCGCTGGACGTCCTGACCGCGACCTGCAAGGCGCCCGTCGCGCCCGTCGCCGAGGACGACGAGGCGGCGCTGGCCCGGACCAACGACGCGCTGGCCTACGGCGGCCAGGTCCACCTCACCGTCGACGCGCCGTTCGACCGCTTCGACGAGATCGTCTCCACGGCGGCCGACGAGTACGGCCGCCCGTTCGCCGACGTCTTCGACGAGCACGAGTGGGACTTCTACGACGTCCCGGTGGAGCTGTTCGCCCCCGCGCAGGCGACCGTCGACGTCGTCGGCGAGGGCGTCGAGGCGTACGGCCGGACCGACGAGGCGCTGCTGGCGGAGTCCTTCGGGCTCTGA
- a CDS encoding translation initiation factor IF-5A: MPKEQTEVRDLQEGNYVMIDDVPSKITSYSTSKPGKHGSAKARVEGTGVFDAQKRNFTQPVDAKVWVPIINRKQGQVVSVSGDDMQVMDLETYDTITMRIPDEIDPSPDDEIEYLEYEGQRKVV, encoded by the coding sequence ATGCCGAAAGAGCAGACCGAGGTCCGTGACCTCCAGGAAGGCAACTACGTGATGATCGACGACGTGCCGTCGAAGATCACCTCCTACAGCACGTCCAAGCCCGGCAAGCACGGCAGCGCGAAGGCTCGCGTCGAGGGCACCGGCGTCTTCGACGCCCAGAAGCGGAACTTCACCCAGCCGGTCGACGCGAAGGTCTGGGTGCCCATCATCAACCGGAAGCAGGGCCAGGTCGTCTCCGTCTCCGGCGACGACATGCAGGTGATGGACCTCGAGACGTACGACACGATCACGATGCGCATCCCCGACGAGATCGACCCCTCGCCGGACGACGAGATCGAGTACCTCGAGTACGAGGGCCAGCGCAAGGTCGTCTGA
- a CDS encoding arginase family protein — translation MGEFPGARADADDAAYAVVGAPLDVSTTFRPGARFGPDRVRRFARPFDEYDQRTDRDLSDLCTDAGDVDPWSDVPAYLDFLEGELSDHHAADRLPLLVGGEHTVTVAGVRAADPDVYVCLDAHLDLYESYAGDEYSHATVTRHALDVADEAVLLGARTGSEAEWDRAAEADVTVVGPEDVPDWEPDFGNEDVYLSVDVDAADPGFAPGTGTPEPFGLEPRELRDAVRWVAPRAVGFDLVEVNDRDDGQAASLGAGLLREFVFAHADAD, via the coding sequence ATGGGCGAGTTCCCGGGCGCCAGGGCCGACGCCGACGACGCCGCCTACGCGGTCGTCGGCGCGCCGCTGGACGTTTCTACCACCTTCCGCCCCGGCGCCCGCTTCGGGCCCGACCGGGTCCGGCGCTTCGCCCGCCCGTTCGACGAGTACGACCAGCGCACCGACCGCGACCTCTCGGACCTCTGTACCGACGCCGGCGACGTCGACCCCTGGAGCGACGTCCCGGCGTACCTCGATTTCCTCGAAGGCGAACTCTCCGACCACCACGCGGCGGACCGGCTCCCGCTGCTCGTCGGCGGCGAGCACACCGTCACCGTCGCCGGCGTCCGCGCCGCCGACCCGGACGTCTACGTCTGCCTCGACGCCCACCTCGACCTGTACGAGTCCTACGCCGGCGACGAGTACTCCCACGCGACGGTCACCCGTCACGCCCTCGACGTCGCCGACGAGGCCGTCCTGCTCGGCGCCCGAACCGGCAGCGAGGCCGAGTGGGACCGCGCCGCGGAAGCCGACGTCACCGTCGTCGGCCCCGAAGACGTCCCCGACTGGGAACCCGACTTCGGGAACGAGGACGTCTACCTGAGCGTGGACGTCGACGCCGCCGACCCGGGATTCGCGCCCGGGACGGGGACGCCGGAGCCGTTCGGCCTCGAGCCGCGGGAGCTGCGCGACGCGGTTCGATGGGTCGCGCCGCGGGCCGTCGGGTTCGACCTCGTCGAGGTCAACGACCGCGACGACGGCCAGGCGGCGTCGCTCGGCGCCGGCCTGCTCCGGGAGTTCGTCTTCGCGCACGCCGACGCCGACTGA
- a CDS encoding Nif3-like dinuclear metal center hexameric protein, protein MHLSEFRDRLNERLDHDAYAGVDASANGLQVGSAESVGEVAHAAFAVDGVETTFDAAAEARADVLVVHHGMVWGGLDRVAGRDYERVAALVENDVALYVSHLPLDGHDDLGNAAGLASFLDCEPVEPFGDYGGVTIGQRAAADDPYSVDGLRERLAELDTGGQPVQVLDFGPEAIEEIAIVTGSGTDWIREAADAGVDALVTGEGKQKAYHEAREAGLNVFLAGHYATETFGVRALQGLVEEWGVETTYVDHPTGL, encoded by the coding sequence ATGCACCTCTCGGAGTTCCGCGACCGGTTGAACGAGCGACTCGATCACGACGCGTACGCGGGCGTCGACGCGAGCGCGAACGGACTGCAGGTTGGGAGCGCCGAGTCCGTCGGCGAGGTCGCACACGCCGCGTTCGCGGTCGACGGCGTCGAGACGACGTTCGACGCCGCGGCCGAGGCGAGGGCGGACGTCCTCGTCGTCCACCACGGCATGGTCTGGGGCGGGCTGGACCGCGTCGCCGGCCGCGATTACGAGCGGGTCGCCGCGCTCGTCGAGAACGACGTCGCGCTGTACGTCTCCCACCTCCCGCTGGACGGCCACGACGACCTGGGGAACGCGGCAGGCCTCGCGTCGTTCCTGGACTGCGAACCCGTCGAGCCGTTCGGCGACTACGGCGGCGTCACCATCGGCCAGCGGGCCGCGGCCGACGACCCGTACTCGGTCGACGGGCTTCGGGAACGACTCGCAGAACTCGATACGGGCGGCCAGCCGGTACAGGTCCTCGACTTCGGCCCGGAGGCGATCGAGGAGATCGCCATCGTCACCGGCTCGGGGACCGACTGGATCCGGGAGGCGGCCGACGCGGGCGTCGACGCCCTCGTCACGGGCGAGGGCAAGCAGAAGGCCTACCACGAGGCGCGGGAGGCGGGACTGAACGTCTTCCTCGCGGGCCACTACGCGACCGAGACCTTCGGCGTCCGGGCCTTACAGGGGCTCGTCGAGGAGTGGGGCGTCGAGACGACCTACGTCGACCACCCGACCGGGCTGTAA
- a CDS encoding APC family permease gives MSQAPGGSNVAGEEPVAETVVETEEATVTENAELERTIGLSGGLAIGVGTMIGAGIFVFPGLAAGNAGPAAAASFGIGMVVALLVALPASELATAMPKSGGGYYFISRGLGTLAGAVVGLSLWFGLVFATAFYLVGFGYYAVDALALVGLAVGQGWVIPVALLFGAGFTVLNVTGTENAAKLQNGVVALLLSILVVFLGFGVLDALGVVGQSSAPEQFAPNGYFPVLTTAALVFTSYLGFAQVATVAGEMKDPGRNLPLAMVGSVLLVGVLYVATIFVATSAFGAERLATEGETAMVAVGRDLLGPAGAFAIVFVGLLATMSSANASILSTSRAIYAVSKDALLPKRASRINLKYGTPHVALGMAGGPILALAATGRVEILAEVASFLHLVMYGLICIALVALRRDEPEWYDPDFRVPGYPVVPILGALASFALLVFMQPLSRYVGAAIMVASAGWYFYYARDVTLKGAL, from the coding sequence ATGAGCCAGGCGCCGGGCGGCAGCAACGTCGCGGGGGAGGAACCGGTCGCCGAGACGGTCGTCGAGACGGAGGAGGCGACCGTCACCGAGAACGCCGAACTGGAGCGGACCATCGGCCTCTCCGGCGGTCTCGCCATCGGCGTCGGGACGATGATCGGCGCCGGCATCTTCGTCTTCCCGGGGCTGGCGGCGGGCAACGCCGGCCCCGCGGCCGCCGCGTCGTTCGGCATCGGCATGGTCGTCGCGCTGCTGGTCGCGCTGCCGGCCTCCGAGCTGGCGACCGCGATGCCGAAGTCCGGCGGGGGCTACTACTTCATCTCGCGGGGGCTGGGGACGCTCGCCGGCGCGGTCGTCGGCCTGTCGCTGTGGTTCGGCCTCGTCTTCGCGACCGCCTTCTACCTCGTCGGCTTCGGCTACTACGCCGTCGACGCCCTGGCGCTGGTCGGCCTCGCGGTCGGACAGGGGTGGGTCATCCCGGTCGCCCTGCTGTTCGGCGCCGGTTTCACCGTGCTGAACGTTACCGGCACCGAGAACGCCGCGAAGCTCCAGAACGGCGTCGTCGCGCTGCTGCTCTCCATCCTCGTCGTCTTCCTCGGTTTCGGCGTCCTCGACGCGCTGGGCGTCGTCGGCCAGTCGTCGGCCCCCGAGCAGTTCGCGCCGAACGGCTACTTCCCGGTGCTCACCACCGCCGCGCTGGTGTTCACCTCCTACCTCGGCTTCGCGCAGGTGGCGACCGTCGCCGGCGAGATGAAGGACCCCGGTCGGAACCTCCCGCTGGCGATGGTCGGCTCCGTCCTGCTGGTGGGCGTCCTCTACGTGGCGACCATCTTCGTCGCGACCAGCGCCTTCGGCGCCGAGCGCCTCGCGACGGAGGGCGAGACCGCGATGGTCGCCGTCGGCCGGGACCTGCTCGGCCCCGCCGGCGCCTTCGCCATCGTCTTCGTCGGGCTGCTGGCGACCATGTCGAGCGCCAACGCCTCCATCCTCTCGACGTCCCGGGCCATCTACGCCGTCTCGAAGGACGCCCTCCTGCCGAAGCGGGCCAGTCGGATCAACCTGAAGTACGGCACGCCGCACGTCGCCCTCGGGATGGCCGGCGGCCCGATCCTCGCCCTCGCGGCGACCGGGCGCGTCGAGATCCTCGCGGAGGTCGCCTCGTTCCTCCACCTCGTCATGTACGGGCTCATCTGCATCGCCCTCGTCGCGCTGCGCCGCGACGAACCCGAGTGGTACGACCCGGACTTCCGGGTGCCCGGCTACCCCGTCGTGCCGATTCTCGGCGCCCTCGCGAGCTTCGCGCTACTGGTGTTCATGCAGCCGCTGTCGCGGTACGTCGGCGCCGCGATCATGGTCGCCTCCGCCGGGTGGTACTTCTATTACGCTCGGGACGTGACACTCAAGGGGGCCCTGTAG
- a CDS encoding universal stress protein — protein MTRVLVPVAVLEGESVAAGLMDLLGTMDVTVLGYHVLPEQTPPDQAREQYEERAVSALDDLAEEFRAAGGDADSRLVFTQDREKSIDRVADEVDASAYAITGATGDVDSLLVPVSGDVAVERVVDFVAELVGDRAIDVTLFLASEADDAGDRLAAAADRLRTDGVAVATELVASDRPFDALVDAVPGHDAIVMGEAAPSLSSFLLGDEAERLASATVGPVLVVRNERDEEGDGD, from the coding sequence ATGACGCGCGTGCTCGTTCCGGTCGCGGTGCTCGAGGGCGAATCGGTAGCGGCGGGACTGATGGACCTCCTCGGGACGATGGACGTGACGGTCCTCGGCTACCACGTCCTCCCGGAGCAGACGCCGCCGGACCAGGCCCGCGAGCAGTACGAGGAGCGGGCCGTCTCGGCGCTCGACGACCTCGCCGAGGAGTTCCGCGCGGCGGGCGGCGACGCCGACTCCCGGCTCGTCTTCACGCAGGACCGCGAGAAATCCATCGACCGCGTCGCCGACGAGGTCGACGCCAGCGCCTACGCCATCACCGGTGCGACCGGCGACGTCGACAGCCTGCTCGTCCCGGTCTCCGGCGACGTCGCCGTCGAGCGCGTCGTCGACTTCGTCGCCGAACTCGTGGGCGACCGGGCGATCGACGTGACGCTGTTCCTCGCCAGCGAGGCCGACGACGCCGGCGACCGCCTCGCGGCCGCGGCCGACCGACTCCGGACGGACGGCGTGGCGGTCGCGACCGAACTGGTCGCCTCCGACAGGCCCTTCGACGCCCTCGTCGATGCCGTCCCCGGGCACGACGCCATCGTGATGGGCGAGGCGGCGCCGTCGCTGTCGTCGTTCCTCCTCGGCGACGAGGCCGAGCGGCTCGCCTCGGCCACCGTCGGACCGGTGCTGGTCGTCCGGAACGAGCGCGACGAAGAAGGCGACGGGGACTGA
- a CDS encoding Pr6Pr family membrane protein has protein sequence MFHVDHTERTRTAAALVGAVAWASLAALLYLSMQDAGGGVGGVLAGVVDLLYYFTVLTNLGVALATTVPLVAPESVVGRFLRRAGTQTGIAASIAYVGAVYHLLLRRPWESPSLAVLADAGVHYATPALFVAFWWYAVPKGSLEWRDVGWWCGYPAAYFVYVLLRGAASGDYPYPFLDAEALGYAGVFAFGLGLLVAFAATSLLFVAAGRFEARRSGEM, from the coding sequence ATGTTCCACGTCGACCACACCGAGCGGACCCGAACCGCCGCCGCCCTCGTCGGCGCCGTCGCCTGGGCCTCCCTGGCGGCGCTGCTGTACCTCTCGATGCAGGACGCCGGGGGCGGCGTCGGTGGCGTCCTGGCCGGCGTCGTCGACCTCCTCTACTACTTCACGGTGCTGACGAACCTCGGGGTGGCGCTGGCGACGACCGTGCCGCTGGTCGCACCAGAGTCGGTCGTCGGGCGGTTCCTCCGGCGCGCCGGGACGCAGACCGGCATCGCGGCGAGCATCGCCTACGTCGGCGCGGTCTACCACCTGCTGCTGCGGCGGCCGTGGGAGTCGCCGAGCCTCGCCGTCCTCGCCGACGCCGGCGTCCACTACGCCACGCCCGCGCTCTTCGTCGCCTTCTGGTGGTACGCGGTCCCGAAGGGATCTCTCGAGTGGCGGGACGTCGGCTGGTGGTGCGGCTATCCGGCCGCGTACTTCGTCTACGTCCTCCTCCGCGGGGCGGCCAGCGGCGACTACCCGTACCCCTTCCTCGACGCCGAGGCGCTCGGCTACGCAGGGGTGTTCGCGTTCGGCCTCGGGCTGCTGGTCGCGTTCGCGGCGACGTCGCTGCTCTTCGTCGCCGCCGGACGCTTCGAGGCCCGGCGGTCTGGAGAAATGTGA
- a CDS encoding SDR family NAD(P)-dependent oxidoreductase, whose translation MDTAVVTGASRGIGRAVAERFAEAGAHVVLCSREADAVEGVAEDIEAAGGAATAMRADVRDEFDVERLMETAARAGDAAGVDCVVANAGVYHGDPGETPLADEPYAALDDTIRVNARGVFATVREAVPHLTDGARVLVPSGRVAEAATAGYGAYAVSKAASEAVARQFAAELEYVVGIVDPGRVATELTDGEGDRTPADVAPLFWWAAAEADAETVDGQIVDAADRQPTTD comes from the coding sequence ATGGACACCGCAGTCGTCACCGGCGCCTCCCGCGGCATCGGGCGAGCCGTCGCCGAGCGGTTCGCCGAGGCGGGCGCCCACGTCGTGCTCTGCTCGCGCGAGGCCGACGCCGTCGAAGGGGTCGCCGAGGACATCGAGGCGGCGGGCGGCGCGGCGACGGCGATGCGCGCCGACGTCCGCGACGAGTTCGACGTGGAGCGCCTCATGGAGACCGCCGCCCGCGCCGGCGACGCCGCTGGCGTCGACTGCGTCGTGGCGAACGCCGGCGTCTACCACGGCGACCCGGGCGAGACGCCGCTGGCAGACGAGCCCTACGCCGCGCTCGACGACACCATCCGGGTCAACGCCCGCGGCGTCTTCGCCACCGTCCGCGAGGCGGTCCCCCACCTGACCGACGGCGCGCGGGTGCTCGTCCCCTCGGGCCGCGTCGCGGAGGCGGCGACCGCCGGCTACGGCGCCTACGCGGTCTCGAAGGCCGCATCGGAAGCCGTGGCCCGGCAGTTCGCGGCCGAACTCGAGTACGTCGTCGGCATCGTCGACCCCGGACGGGTCGCGACGGAACTGACCGACGGGGAAGGCGACCGGACCCCGGCTGACGTCGCGCCGCTGTTCTGGTGGGCCGCGGCGGAGGCCGACGCGGAGACGGTCGACGGTCAGATCGTCGACGCTGCCGACCGACAGCCGACGACCGACTGA
- a CDS encoding phytoene desaturase family protein: protein MPARSVVVVGSGFGGLSTACYLADAGFDVTVLEKNEQLGGRASVLEAEGFRFDMGPSWYLMPDVFERFFSHFDRRPADYYDLEQLDPHYRVFFKDGDRIDVTSDREAMYDVFESHEAGAGDALREYLETSQEHYEVAMEHFVYTDRPRLRDWVDPAVMKAAPIGLQLLGTMDDYVADYFENQKLRQIMQYSLVFLGGAPHNTPALYNMMSHVDFNLGVHYPEDGMRSVVDACVDLGAELGVDYETDAEVSEIVNRKDGFTVETAAGDYATDYVVSDADYAYTEQELLPEHERQYDADYWDDRTYAPSAFLLYLGVEGDVEPLEHHTLVLPEDWDPHFAQIFDEPSWPDDPAYYLCVTSKTDDDVAPEGHSALFALVPVAPGLDDGEEVRTWYRDLLLDDIARNTGVELQDRIVFEEAFSVSEFADRYNSWNGTALGLAHTLRQTAILRPGHRSDACPGLYFTGSYTTPGIGVPMCLISGEHTANALVEDVG, encoded by the coding sequence ATGCCTGCCCGTTCGGTGGTTGTCGTCGGCTCAGGGTTCGGCGGGCTCTCGACCGCCTGCTACCTCGCCGACGCCGGGTTCGACGTGACCGTCCTGGAGAAGAACGAGCAGCTCGGCGGCCGCGCCTCCGTGCTGGAGGCCGAGGGGTTCCGCTTCGACATGGGGCCCTCCTGGTACCTGATGCCGGACGTCTTCGAACGGTTCTTCTCGCACTTCGACCGCCGGCCGGCGGACTACTACGACCTCGAGCAGCTGGACCCCCACTACCGCGTCTTCTTCAAGGACGGCGACCGCATCGACGTCACCTCCGACCGCGAGGCGATGTACGACGTCTTCGAGTCCCACGAGGCCGGCGCCGGCGACGCCCTCCGGGAGTACCTCGAGACCTCCCAGGAGCACTACGAGGTCGCGATGGAGCACTTCGTCTACACCGACCGGCCGCGGCTCCGCGACTGGGTCGACCCCGCGGTGATGAAGGCCGCCCCCATCGGACTCCAGCTGCTCGGGACGATGGACGACTACGTCGCCGACTACTTCGAGAACCAGAAGCTCCGGCAGATCATGCAGTACTCGCTGGTGTTCCTCGGCGGCGCGCCGCACAACACGCCGGCCCTCTACAACATGATGAGCCACGTCGACTTCAACCTCGGCGTCCACTATCCGGAAGACGGGATGCGGTCGGTCGTCGACGCCTGCGTCGACCTCGGCGCGGAACTGGGCGTCGACTACGAGACCGACGCCGAGGTCTCGGAGATCGTCAACCGCAAGGACGGGTTCACCGTCGAGACGGCCGCCGGCGACTACGCGACCGACTACGTCGTCAGCGACGCCGACTACGCCTACACCGAGCAGGAGCTCCTCCCCGAGCACGAGCGGCAGTACGACGCCGACTACTGGGACGACCGGACCTACGCGCCCAGCGCGTTCCTGCTCTACCTCGGCGTCGAGGGCGACGTCGAGCCGCTCGAGCACCACACCCTCGTCCTGCCGGAGGACTGGGACCCCCACTTCGCACAGATCTTCGACGAGCCGTCGTGGCCCGACGACCCGGCCTACTACCTCTGTGTCACCTCGAAGACCGACGACGACGTCGCCCCCGAGGGACACTCGGCCCTCTTCGCGCTCGTCCCGGTCGCCCCCGGCCTCGACGACGGCGAGGAGGTGCGGACGTGGTACCGCGACCTCCTCCTCGACGACATCGCCCGGAACACCGGCGTCGAACTGCAAGACCGCATCGTCTTCGAGGAGGCATTCTCTGTCTCGGAGTTCGCCGACCGCTACAACAGCTGGAACGGGACGGCGCTGGGGCTGGCCCACACCCTCCGGCAGACGGCCATCCTCCGGCCCGGCCACCGCTCGGACGCCTGCCCGGGGCTGTACTTCACCGGCTCCTACACGACGCCCGGTATCGGCGTCCCGATGTGCCTCATCAGCGGCGAGCACACCGCGAACGCCCTCGTCGAGGACGTCGGATAG